The proteins below are encoded in one region of Scophthalmus maximus strain ysfricsl-2021 chromosome 4, ASM2237912v1, whole genome shotgun sequence:
- the lingo1b gene encoding leucine-rich repeat and immunoglobulin-like domain-containing nogo receptor-interacting protein 1-B produces MTVLVSSRMVSGEAGGQSYLVACWQPILILMLGTVLSGSTTGCPSRCDCNGQERSVVCHRRRLTTLPEGIPTETRLLDLSKNRLKTLGTEEFINYPQLEELQLNENTISSIEPGGFSNLMNLRTLGLRNNQLKLIQLGVFTGLTNLTQLDISENKIVILLDYMFQELYNLRALEVGDNDLVFISPRSFHGLSNLESLNIEGCNLASVPTDALSHLHNLLSLRLRYLNVTVIRDYSFKRLYRLRVLEISHMPTLDSMTPKCLFGLNLTSLSITNCNLSAIPYQAISHLRYLRFLNLSFNPIQTVEGNQLFNLQKLQAFHLAGGRLVAIEPYSFRGLNHLRVLNVSSNNLSTLEESVFHSVGNLETLALYDNPLACDCRLLWVFRRRWRLNFNRQQPTCASPEVVRGKEFKDFPDILPSDHFICQKSKVVDYKVQESHVDEGTTVYFTCQAEGDPVPVIMWLSPKKEYITMKTVGSRLSVSNEGTLEVRYAQIQDNGTYLCIASNAAGNDTKAAHLFVHSYSPNWPHQPNKTFAFISNQPSDEGANVTRSTVSFPFDVKTLIIATTMGFISFLGVVLFCLVILFLWSRGKDSTKSSIEVEYVPRKEETEEASPAEAPIQFNMKIM; encoded by the exons ATGACAGTCCTG GTAAGCAGTAGGATGGTGTCTGGGGAGGCAGGAGGGCAGAGCTACTTGGTGGCATGCTGGCAGCCCATCCTGATCCTGATGCTGGGCACCGTCCTTTCTGGCTCCACCACCGGCTGCCCCTCCCGCTGCGACTGCAACGGTCAGGAGCGTTCGGTCGTGTGCCATCGACGGAGACTGACGACGCTTCCTGAGGGTATCCCCACTGAAACAAGGCTGCTAGACCTCAGCAAGAACCGTCTGAAAACTCTGGGGACCGAAGAGTTCATTAATTACCCTCAGCTGGAAGAGCTGCAACTAAACGAAAATACAATTTCATCCATTGAGCCCGGGGGTTTCAGCAACCTCATGAACCTTCGAACTCTGGGTTTGCGCAACAACCAGCTGAAGCTCATTCAGCTGGGGGTGTTCACGGGCCTGACCAACCTCACCCAGCTGGATATCAGTGAGAACAAAATTGTCATTCTGCTTGACTATATGTTCCAGGAACTGTACAACCTGAGGGCTCTGGAGGTTGGTGACAATGACCTGGTATTCATATCACCCCGATCATTTCATGGCCTCAGCAACCTCGAAAGCCTCAACATTGAGGGATGCAATCTGGCCTCGGTGCCGACTGATGCTCTAAGCCATCTGCATAACCTGTTGTCACTTCGATTACGTTATCTGAACGTCACTGTCATAAGGGATTACTCCTTTAAAAGGCTGTATCGGCTCAGAGTGCTGGAGATTTCTCATATGCCCACCCTGGATTCCATGACCCCAAAGTGCTTGTTTGGGCTCAATCTCACGTCACTCTCAATCACAAATTGTAATCTTAGCGCCATCCCATACCAAGCCATCAGTCACCTCAGATATCTCCGGTTTCTGAATCTGTCTTTCAATCCCATTCAAACTGTGGAAGGCAACCAACTGTTCAATCTGCAAAAGCTTCAGGCTTTTCATCTGGCCGGTGGAAGATTAGTAGCCATTGAGCCTTACTCTTTCCGAGGACTCAACCACCTCCGTGTACTCAACGTATCCAGCAATAACTTGAGCACCCTGGAGGAGTCTGTCTTTCACTCGGTGGGAAACCTGGAGACCCTGGCTTTATATGACAACCCCCTGGCATGTGACTGTCGCTTGCTCTGGGTCTTCCGCCGGCGGTGGAGGCTCAACTTTAACCGACAACAGCCCACGTGTGCTTCACCTGAGGTGGTGCGAGGAAAAGAGTTCAAGGACTTCCCAGACATCCTCCCTTCTGACCATTTCATCTGCCAGAAATCAAAGGTCGTGGATTATAAAGTTCAAGAAAGCCATGTGGATGAAGGAACTACCGTTTATTTCACTTGCCAAGCTGAGGGTGATCCGGTCCCTGTGATCATGTGGCTCTCCCCTAAGAAGGAATACATCACTATGAAAACAGTGGGGTCCAGACTTTCTGTGTCCAACGAGGGCACGCTGGAGGTGCGTTACGCCCAAATCCAGGACAATGGCACCTACTTGTGCATTGCAAGCAATGCAGCAGGCAATGACACCAAAGCTGCTCACCTTTTTGTGCATAGCTACTCCCCCAATTGGCCCCACCAGCCAAATAAGACATTTGCCTTCATTTCCAACCAGCCCAGCGACGAAGGTGCTAACGTGACCCGCTCCACGGTTTCATTTCCATTTGATGTGAAGACACTTATCATTGCAACCACCATGGGATTTATCTCTTTCCTCGGAGTTGTCCTCTTCTGCCTTGTAATATTATTCCTCTGGAGTAGAGGCAAAGACAGCACCAAGTCAAGTATAGAGGTCGAATATGTGCCAcggaaagaggaaacagaggaggccAGTCCAGCTGAGGCACCCATACAATTCAACATGAAAATCATGTGA